From Populus alba chromosome 16, ASM523922v2, whole genome shotgun sequence:
ACTTCTGAATTCTCCATTATGTTTTTGGCGTTTTTCTTTGATCAAGAAGGAGAATGCATTTCTCATTAATGGTCTCAATGTGTCAGCATGAATGGTCTTCTTTTGACCGGATCTTTTATGCATATTTAAATGGTATTTGATATCGAAATAGTAGTTgtttttccaaaatattttttacttgaaaatatattaaataattttttatatatatttttaaaattatttttaatatcagcatataaaaacgatttaaaaatataaaaaaattaattttgaacaaaaaaaatcaaatttttataaaatatcatttgggCGTCCCAAACAATGCCTTAGTTTAAACATGTCATATTGGCTGATCGATATACGATCTGGACAAGGTTGggttatacaaataaaaatagagggGATAATTGACTTGACGTGACTCTGTTAAAAAACCAGGATACACCCAGTATAAAGtggttgataatttttttagtcaaagtattattgttttaatcttttaatttttctttttggttaacTCGTATGAATCCAAGCTTTACTAGAagtcaagtttaataaatataatatttcctaccagattaaaaaagaaaaagaaaatcctgTTGTGTTGATCATCAGTATTCAACTCTGTCAAGCAGATGGAGCGAAACGCGTTGAAGATGGTGTTGTTTATCTGGACGCAACCATTCATCTGCCTTTATTTCTGATTTTCTGCTATTATTTTCCATGTATTCGAGGTTTGACGAATACTTTTGATGGCTTGGCTTGTTTGCGAGGTAACCCttaataattatttcattttcatttacgTTTCCAGGTTCAGGAGTGATTAATTTCAACTGCGGCTGTCTATTACAGAAGTTTCAAGGATTTGCCAGCGTTAGGCAAGTGATCTCTGCTCTTGTATTTTTATGCCCGAAGTACCCTCTTTGATTCCCCAAAGACTTGATGAAAGCTGGAAGCCCATCTATGAGGAGATTATCTGACACGGAGCACACTAGTTTGGCAACCCATTTTCAGGATTCCGGTGGCTCGCCGATAATAAATCCTATCCCTCTATGGGGCGGTGATACTGATCCATGGGCATCCATCAGACAGGCTGGGACTTCTGGGTCCGATGAACCTCGTAACTCTACTTCTGGTAGCGGCAGGAATGGCGACTTTGAATCCAAGGTTAGAAAGGCAAAGAAAAGCAATCACAGGTTAACCAGGAAAAAATCGTTTCCGCGTTTGCCAGGACTTCGTTTATGGAGATTTAGGAGGTCTGGTTTCAGGTTGAGACTGAAAAGGCTTAGGATTATGATTTGTGGTAAGATTTCCTGAAATTAGAATGTAATCTTAGTTCGTTTCCtgttcaagaaaagaaaagatcataacctttttttacaaaatcaaaatgttGAACGAAACAATCAGTTGCCCATAATTCGGAAGAAAGAACGCACTTACAACTTTGTTGcaagagatttgtttttatattatttacgttggaacaaaaaaaaaaggaaagataatTAAAAGGGAGATAAATGGAATCAACatagaaaacaagtaaaacacTCCGACGAGTGTGCTCGTCTTTTAATCAACTGGAGGATCCTGTTGATTCTGCGTCTGATGACTCTGTACCGGTGCAGCCATACTCGACACATTTCCGTCCATAAATTTTCTTCAAGAACTGTATTTGTATTCGCAAATGACACAGTGATCTGATATCAATCTACCCATGACACTTCCTTCTTCAATGCTGAATCTACTGCTCTGCCTGTTCCATAAGTGTATCCCATAAGTCTCCCCACTTAGCTGAAGTAGCTTGGCATTTACCCATCTTGATTCTACTTTGTTTTCTGGTTTCTTGAAAAAACCATCGATCCTGTTCCAGCCAACTGGATAGAATGCCATTGGAGGCAAGATTGTGAAGTTATACCCGGGTCTTTCAGCCACTCTCTGCACTACTCTGGAAACCAAATAGGGCCCGTTATGCCCCCATTTGTTTCCATCAAAAGTCGAAGCAAACTCTTCTATGAACTTGAGTAGAAGTGGATGGTTCATATCAAAGACTAGAACCGCATTGTTCAATCTGGTCCAGCTCCTGGACACATCAATGCTTTGTGCTCCAATTGCGTTCCTCAAGTGAGCAAAACTTTTCAGGACAATGAAATCTGTGTCCAAGTAAATCCCTCCAAACTTGTACAAGACTGCAAGTCTAATGAGGTTTGATAGATTCTGTGCAAAAGGAATTTCTCCAGGGTCTTTGTTCCCACTCTTTATCTCCTCAAACCAAGTTTCTGCTGGCGTGTTCTTGAACAAAAAGGACAAGTCAGGTGTGATTGCAGCAACTCTGAACTTGCGGTCAAGAAGTGGTTTCAGAATCCTATACCCTTGTATGGAATCCAGGTCTCTTGATAGAATCAATAAGCAACCATGAGGGTGGACTTTGAACAAACTTTCCAGGGCCAGGAACTCCCTTCTTCCAAAGGATTCTACCGGCGAAATCCATGTCATGAAGAATTGAACATCGCACTCATTGTTGAAAAACTCAAGAACTCGACCGAGAAATTCCTTGGTCAGGTTGTCTGCCTTCAAAATCTCAAACTCCGGCAACCTCTTCCGAAACCATTCGATTCTTTCCTCTACTGTGAGGTTAAAGGGCGGGATTACAGAGCTCCGATGTTCACCACGATCAACTTCCTTAATCTCTTCTTGCATAGAACGAAGTGGTTGGTTAACGACAGTCGACATGATTTGTCTTTCAGTTATGCGAACATGTAGCTCCCCAGAAATCTCCTTGGTGCTAACAGAAGATGATTGTAAGGAAATGGTAGAAATGATACTGTTTGCATAGACAAAAAAGATTGTAACAGTGACTGCTATGGCAGATAGGGTAGGGGTTCTGGCACGACAGAGTTGCTGGTGATCAAACATCTTGTGAGAAACTTTTCTCATCATGGCTGTAGTTGAATCAAAGAAATGGATGGATATCAGGGATAGAAATTCTATCGAAGAAATATCAAATGTAAAGGATCTTTCCCAGTCGTCAGAATGATGCGAATAACATGAAGATAGAAGTTCCAAGGAGGCTGCGACACCGTCTGTTGAATATTTTTGGCTAGTCTAAAATTTTGTGCTGTGGTCTGAGTTTGAAATATTCTTCTAAGCCAGGTTTATACCACAAAATCCTAATTAATCACTCTAATTGATTTGTAAATAACACAAAACCCACAAGACGAATTTTAGTCAATTAATTACTCGAATTAAGTCATcctttatgataattaaatattacaaaataaaaagtactcGGTTGAAATTATTTAACTTAAGAAGCTGCCAGGCACTGGCTCAAGACTTTTATTAATTGCCCTGTCAGATAGCGTCTTGCAGgttgcattttaaaataattttagtttagaaatatactggaattaaattttttgttttaatttttaacatattaaaattatctaaaataataaaaaaaattaaaattttaataaataatattttaatcgcAATACCTGGCAGGAAGATAAGAAGACGTGATGATTAAAATATGTGTCTTATTAATCTTGTAATCTCAGGCAAACTACAATGTTTTACATGTCcttaatttaatcaatatttaattCTTGGTTGCAGATTCATTTGATTGAATGATCTCTAGAGCATGATCTGACCCCATGTTCGATTGATCTTTACCTTAATGTTCATATAATTCATCTCAAAAGTTGGCCTCCCAAGAaggcacaattttttttaaaaaaaaaaccttcttgaCAGcttattaaaagattaaaaagagatatattataataaaagtagaactcaactaatacgttttaaatttattttgtaaagatTATTAGTTTAAATTCTACAAGTTTTAGAACTATTGAAAACttaaataatcattaacttcaagGCTTGTGGGACTAGTTAAGATATACACAAACTGAGTCggatatccatattaataataataaaataatacattaaagaataagaaaagtTTTGGAGTATTTATTTGTCAATCAAACAagcctattttctttttcaaccaGCTAGTGGCTCCATAAGAGCAAACAAAGCCTTTGGaaccattaaatttatttatttatttgttgttctaTACAAGATAATAAGAATACACACAGAGAAGTTTAATTCACCGTTGCCTATTGCTTCTTGAGTTTGTGACTTACGAAATAAGTTGATAGTGAAttatattagtgttttttttcttttttttcttaaaaataaatattagtacTTTCATTGGAGTTCAAAGACTCGTAAAAGAGCaagatattttaagaaaaaaaaaaaaaaacaagatctaagccttaaaccaagaaaaataccaaataaattaaacatatattagataaattggaaaatataattaaaaatatcagatatagtaaaaacaaattcaatctaggattattgaaaaaaataaaaagaaacaaaaaaagaagaaaaagtctTGCCGTGATCAATCATCAATCCACTAATTTCCATTGAATTTGTTCAATGaatgaatttttcattttacagattattttttagtcttcgatatctaaaaatatttggaaacacGGTGCAAATTgcattcaattaaaatttaatttttttttgttaattttttttttatattttgaattgttttgatactttaatttgaaaattaatttttaaaaaataaaaaaatatatcattttaatatatttcgacacgaaaaatatttttaaaaataaccgtAACCACACTCTCATACATGCTATAAATACAagtataaatttattgaaaatctaTATTCTAGTCTTATAATTTTCGTTgaccatttttgttttattaaaacatctagatttttcaataaaatctctCTATATGATTTTCTTCGTGAATTTAAATTGTCAAATGATATATTGggatttagaaaaaaactaaaaaatattttaataaaaaaaaatctgagagAAACAAAGTTTAAATCTTTCAAACGTATAATTTAGTTCAACccagagacaaaaaaaataatttctactcAAAATCACATATCCTTTTCCAGTCTTTTCGTCGTTTATATCCATATTTTAACGGTGTGAAGACAGGTTGGCCTCTCAATCTTGGTTTAGACTTTAGAGTTTTCAATCAGCAAGGCAACTTTACCTGTCATAATCGAGAGAGAAAGAAGGGCCGGCTAGATTTTCCTGAACCCTAAGATGTTGTGGCAAGactttccagtttatttttatattttaaaaatatttttttaaaaaaataaattttatttatttatttttacttcaatttattttttttatattttctgattattttaatgcattaatattaaaaatattttttaaaaataaataaaatattattttaatgcatttttaagtaaaaaatactttgtaaaACAACCGCAACTATACTTTGACATGTACTGACCTCATCGATGCACGATTTTTTGGATGATAAAggtcatgtttatttttgtatttttaaagtgttattgaaaaaaaataaattttattttattttttttattttaaattaatatttttttatatatatttttagatcgttttgatgtgataatatcaaaaataatataaaaataaataaataaactttatttttgatgtatttttaaaaaaaaaacactttaaaaaacaaccactgcCTCACAAACATACACCTTCTAAAATGATTTTGGTCTCCATTATTTGATAGAGGAAATGTCACCAACACCAATTtcagaatattatttttttcgaaGAAAAGTTAATTATCAAGTGgattaagaaaaatagagagaggACACCATATGATTGTCACATACTCTCGGCATCTTCATTATAATTAAATCCAAACACACCGAGATAATGCCGAGTGTTACATTAACAAGTTGAACCgaaaaaaggattaaatttcTTTTGGTGTATTAGGGTCACACTAGAGACAATAGAGGAATTAGACAGCAACTAGCCACCTTCCTTCTAcgtgttttgtgtttttgttgtggATAggataaaacattaatttataatataaaaaaaatatgtagatgatgtttatttttgtaacatatgaaaatat
This genomic window contains:
- the LOC118037452 gene encoding uncharacterized protein isoform X1; the protein is MPWVVYGTIITRHASYSLNPSRGQDQMLLAVPSNDQSCNWLSLEALWPSRWLSGIFWVCKLKASTADGAKRVEDGVVYLDATIHLPLFLIFCYYFPCIRGSGVINFNCGCLLQKFQGFASVRQVISALVFLCPKYPL
- the LOC118037452 gene encoding uncharacterized protein isoform X4, with translation MDQMLLAVPSNDQSCNWLSLEALWPSRWLSGIFWVCKLKASTADGAKRVEDGVVYLDATIHLPLFLIFCYYFPCIRGSGVINFNCGCLLQKFQGFASVRQVISALVFLCPKYPL
- the LOC118037451 gene encoding uncharacterized protein, whose protein sequence is MMRKVSHKMFDHQQLCRARTPTLSAIAVTVTIFFVYANSIISTISLQSSSVSTKEISGELHVRITERQIMSTVVNQPLRSMQEEIKEVDRGEHRSSVIPPFNLTVEERIEWFRKRLPEFEILKADNLTKEFLGRVLEFFNNECDVQFFMTWISPVESFGRREFLALESLFKVHPHGCLLILSRDLDSIQGYRILKPLLDRKFRVAAITPDLSFLFKNTPAETWFEEIKSGNKDPGEIPFAQNLSNLIRLAVLYKFGGIYLDTDFIVLKSFAHLRNAIGAQSIDVSRSWTRLNNAVLVFDMNHPLLLKFIEEFASTFDGNKWGHNGPYLVSRVVQRVAERPGYNFTILPPMAFYPVGWNRIDGFFKKPENKVESRWVNAKLLQLSGETYGIHLWNRQSSRFSIEEGSVMGRLISDHCVICEYKYSS